ACCAAATATTCTTTCTCCAATTTTTGTTTTTTTTTTAAAAATTGCAAACATTAATTCCTGCTTACGTAAACGTTTAACACTATTAACTTCTAAATCAATTGCTATTTTTAAACCATAAAATGTAATATTTTAAATTTAGATATTTTTTAATTTTTTACTTTTAATAATATAAAATAACTTTTAAATAAAAAATAATGGGTATAATAAAATATGTATTAAATTAAATAATATAATTGAGTAATATTTTATGATGTATTGCATTATAAATATAGATTAAATGAAATGATATATTATCAGTAATGTGTTATAAATATGTTATAAGTGATATACTAATATATTAAAATGAATAAATTTTAAATTTTATATCAATAAAAGAATTTAGATATTATTATCAATAAAAGAAATTAATTCATTCTTTGTTAAAGATCCTACTTTTTGTGCAATATTTTTTCCATTTTTAAATAAAATTAATGTTGGAATTCCTCTAATATTAAATTTTTCTGGGACAATTTTATTTAAATCAACATTTATTTTAACAATTTTTATTTTATTTATGTATTTTTTGCTAATCTCATCAAGAATTATTGAAACTGTTTTGCAAGGGACACACCATCCCGCCCAGAAATCCACTAATACAGGTAATTTTGATTTTAATACATCCTTATCGAAAGATGTATCATTAATATCTTTGATATATTTAGTCATTATTCTTTCTAATATTGTATTTATTTTTGATTTATTTAATATATAATTTTTAAAATTTAAATTATATTATTCATTAATTTAAATATTATTTTATAATTTAGAAATTATATTTAAGAATTTCATATATACAATACACAATACCATTACATATTTTTTATGTATACATGGTCATTTCGTACATATGCATTACTAATGTAATGTACAACTATTATAAAATATAAATTTAAATTTTTTAAAATATTATTTTCATTTACATTTTTTCTAAAAACTTAAATTTTATCATATTTATATTTATGTTACATCCAGCATTAAGAATTACTCCATCAGCTTTATTTTGGTTCGATTCTGTTAAACAAATAATAAAACATTGTGAAAATTTAAAAATAATTTCACCTAAAAAATATGATTTTTCATCTCTTCGTATCATAGTTCCAAATACTCTTCATATTCAATATTTTAAAAAAGCATTTAATAAATTTTTTTCCTTTAAAAATTATATATCTCCATTTATTGGAACATTTGATAATTGGTTAAAATTACATATATCTAATTTTGATATTTTTTTTCCAATTCAAAACCATGAAAAATTACTATATTTATATTTAAAATTACAAAAAAATTATTTATTTAAAAAAAATAATATGATCAATAAAATTGATTTATTAATATTTTCTAAAGAATTAATTAAATTATTTCATGAATTAAATCAAATGTTATTACCATCAATTTATAAACTAGATAAAATTAAAATTCGTTGGAAATCAGCTTTAAATTTTTTATCACCATTTGTTTATACTATATTAAAAGATGAAATTGAATTAATATGGTCAATTTGGTGTTATCAAATTAAAAATGATGAATCAGTATGGCGATTTATGAATATAAAAAAATTAATAGTTGAAGTAGAAATGCCATTAATTTGGTTTACCTCTATTCAACCATCTCCAATTGAAATAAATTTTTTAAATAATTATGGCAAAAATTGCTCTGTATTACCAATAATAATAGATTGGTCTAAAATACCATATTTATATTTTAAAGCCTGGCCGGAAATTCAATTATCAAAAACTGAATTTACCATAACTAAAAAATTTATATCTCCTTTATATATTAATGATAAAAATATTGATGTGCCATCAAATTTATCAATTTGTCCTTGTAACAATTTAGAAGATATTGCTACACAAGTATCCCAAAATATTATCAATTTATTAATTTTAGGTTATAAAAAAATTGCTATTATTGAATTAGATAGTCTAGTAATTAGCAGAATCTGTTCTTTATTGAAGCGATCAAAAATTTTTGTTTTTAATACGGTAGGATGCAAATTATCGAGAACTAGTGCAGCAGCTTTTTTGACTAATTTTTTTAATGTAATAGATGAACCTCGAAAAGCCAATAAATTTTTAATTTTTTTAAAATCACCATATATATTAAATGATATTTTAGATAAAAATAATTATATATCAATAATTGAATCAATTTGTCGTGATACTATTATTTTTAATAACTTATATTTTGCCCTTAAAAAATTAAAAAATATTAATTTAGATTTATATAAATTAATACAAAAAATAGTAAATAAATATAAAAAATTACATATTAAATCTTATTCTATCTCAAAATGGAATTCTATAATTTTAAAATTTTTTTTAGAATTAGGTATTAATGAAGCACTAGACACAAATGAATCTGGAAAACTTGTATTAAAAATTTTATCAAATATATATAAAAATACAGATTTATTATTTACATTTTCTGAATATAGAAAATTTATTGAATTACAAATGGATATGACAAAATTTATATCAAAATCAGATGATAATCGTGTTACTATATTATCGATAAATGATATATATTTGTTGCGTTTTGATGCTGTATTCATAGTTGGAATTGATATTGATAATTTTCCTTCATTAGTAAAGGAAACTTTATTTTTTTCAAATATATTTAGAAAAAAATTAAAATTAAATACAAATTATTCTTTACGTCAAAAACAATTACGTGAATTAACAGAACTATTATGTTGTTGTAAAAAAGTTATATTATTTTGGCAAATATATAAAAATTCAGAATTAAATTTCATTAGCCCTTTAATTGAACGCTTACAATTAATATTAAATATATATAAAAAAAAATTAAAAAAACATCGTTCCAAAATAAATTTGTATGATATAAAATCAATTCCTATACTTCCTCCTCTTCCAAATTGTGGTGAATTACTTCCTTATAAAATATCTATTACTAGTTATAATAATTTCATAGAATGCCCTTATAAATTTTTTGCGCAACATATGCTTAATTTAAATTCCATTAATAACTTTTATAATATTCCTCAAAAATACCATTACGGAAATTGGGTGCATAAAATTCTTTTTTTATATCATAGTCATTTAAATAATGTAAAAAAATTAATTTCTTTAGATAAACGTTTTGAATTATTAAATTTAATTTCTAAAAAAATATTTAAAGAAGTTTTAAAAATTTGTCCAGTTTCTTTAAATTACTACATTTCTTGGAAAAAATCAATTCCATACTATTTAAAATGGTCTAATTCTCATGAATATTCTGGTTGGAATTTTGTGTCCGGAGAAAAGAAATATAAAAAAACTTTATTTTTATTTAATAACAAAAAAATAGTATTATATGGTCGTATTGATCGTATTGATAAAAATATAGATGATCAATATTTAATATTAGATTACAAAACTAGCGACTATAATTCTTTAAGAAAAAAAATACATAATAATAAGGATTATCAATTAATACTTTATAAATTTTTATTAGAAAAAAATATAAAGATCCCTAAATACAATGCTCAATATATTGTATTAAACAATAAGCAAATAAAAATAATAGATATCCCTAAAAATATATTAAATTCCGTCACAACAGAAAAACTAATATCAAAAATAAAAAAACAAATATATTCAATTGCAACCGGAGCATCATTACCTGCTTTAGGTATTGAATCAATTTGTCGTTTTTGTAATATGAAAGGTTTATGTAGAAAAAAAGAATGGTTAATAAATTAGTAATTAAAATAATAAAAATAAAATAATGAATCAAAAAATACAAAAATCTTCAGAAATATCTTATGATATTAATGGTATTTCATCAAATATTCAATCTTTTATTAATATATCTTGTAATCCAAAATATTCAGTAATAGTGGAAGCTTGTGCTGGTAGCGGTAAAACCTGGTTACTTATTAGTCGTATATTGCATATTTTATTAAATGGCGCTAAAGCATCTGAAATATTAGCAATTACATTTACAAATAAAGCAGCCAAAGAAATTCTTAAACGTCTAATGAATTTACTAAAAGAACTTTCTTTAAGTTCTGATAAAAAAATTGAAATATT
The sequence above is a segment of the Candidatus Profftella armatura genome. Coding sequences within it:
- a CDS encoding PD-(D/E)XK nuclease family protein, producing the protein MLHPALRITPSALFWFDSVKQIIKHCENLKIISPKKYDFSSLRIIVPNTLHIQYFKKAFNKFFSFKNYISPFIGTFDNWLKLHISNFDIFFPIQNHEKLLYLYLKLQKNYLFKKNNMINKIDLLIFSKELIKLFHELNQMLLPSIYKLDKIKIRWKSALNFLSPFVYTILKDEIELIWSIWCYQIKNDESVWRFMNIKKLIVEVEMPLIWFTSIQPSPIEINFLNNYGKNCSVLPIIIDWSKIPYLYFKAWPEIQLSKTEFTITKKFISPLYINDKNIDVPSNLSICPCNNLEDIATQVSQNIINLLILGYKKIAIIELDSLVISRICSLLKRSKIFVFNTVGCKLSRTSAAAFLTNFFNVIDEPRKANKFLIFLKSPYILNDILDKNNYISIIESICRDTIIFNNLYFALKKLKNINLDLYKLIQKIVNKYKKLHIKSYSISKWNSIILKFFLELGINEALDTNESGKLVLKILSNIYKNTDLLFTFSEYRKFIELQMDMTKFISKSDDNRVTILSINDIYLLRFDAVFIVGIDIDNFPSLVKETLFFSNIFRKKLKLNTNYSLRQKQLRELTELLCCCKKVILFWQIYKNSELNFISPLIERLQLILNIYKKKLKKHRSKINLYDIKSIPILPPLPNCGELLPYKISITSYNNFIECPYKFFAQHMLNLNSINNFYNIPQKYHYGNWVHKILFLYHSHLNNVKKLISLDKRFELLNLISKKIFKEVLKICPVSLNYYISWKKSIPYYLKWSNSHEYSGWNFVSGEKKYKKTLFLFNNKKIVLYGRIDRIDKNIDDQYLILDYKTSDYNSLRKKIHNNKDYQLILYKFLLEKNIKIPKYNAQYIVLNNKQIKIIDIPKNILNSVTTEKLISKIKKQIYSIATGASLPALGIESICRFCNMKGLCRKKEWLIN
- the trxA gene encoding thioredoxin; this encodes MTKYIKDINDTSFDKDVLKSKLPVLVDFWAGWCVPCKTVSIILDEISKKYINKIKIVKINVDLNKIVPEKFNIRGIPTLILFKNGKNIAQKVGSLTKNELISFIDNNI